In Rahnella aquatilis CIP 78.65 = ATCC 33071, the following are encoded in one genomic region:
- a CDS encoding LacI family DNA-binding transcriptional regulator, with protein MASIKDVAKKAGVSTATVSRVLNNHPSVIPETRKAVRDAMDYLCYVPSKSAFQLSGKCSGLIAVVVPNLVNPHFCELLATFEEEARYIGKSVIVKTHQNQAQQDKQIIHTLIGMGIDSLLWVPTEAEAELSEWLTATHIPVAVVTQVSRFFNSVSINQSKGAESIAEHFIQTGHTTFGFVAQEGVDNRKVSAWSKKITSQGLTFNKENQFWIAKGEGERTSGHISILDKIIEKLALRRNECSCLWVYNDVAASYIIDGLKKQGISVPQDIAIASFDNTLLAQTKGITSVAQPIHEIAHLAFQMVKNQSKQEGIEMYEIVSRLIIRESSVNMDITTF; from the coding sequence ATGGCATCCATTAAAGACGTAGCTAAAAAAGCGGGAGTATCAACGGCTACCGTATCGCGGGTGCTGAATAATCACCCCAGCGTGATACCTGAAACCCGCAAAGCGGTACGTGATGCCATGGATTACCTGTGTTATGTGCCCAGTAAGAGCGCTTTTCAGCTGAGTGGTAAATGTTCCGGGCTGATTGCCGTCGTCGTGCCAAACCTCGTCAATCCTCACTTTTGCGAGTTGCTGGCGACTTTTGAAGAAGAGGCAAGGTACATTGGAAAATCGGTGATCGTTAAGACACACCAGAACCAAGCGCAACAGGATAAGCAGATTATCCACACCTTAATTGGTATGGGGATTGACAGTTTGCTCTGGGTGCCAACAGAAGCAGAGGCCGAACTTTCTGAATGGTTAACCGCCACCCATATTCCGGTTGCGGTAGTCACGCAGGTTTCACGTTTTTTTAATTCTGTCTCTATCAACCAGAGTAAAGGTGCGGAAAGTATTGCGGAACATTTTATACAAACCGGGCATACCACCTTTGGGTTTGTTGCCCAGGAGGGCGTTGATAATCGTAAAGTCTCCGCCTGGAGTAAAAAAATTACCAGTCAGGGGCTGACTTTCAATAAAGAGAACCAATTCTGGATAGCGAAAGGAGAAGGGGAAAGAACATCGGGCCATATCAGTATCCTTGACAAGATTATCGAGAAATTAGCACTCCGGCGAAACGAATGCTCATGCCTTTGGGTATATAACGATGTCGCTGCCAGCTATATTATCGACGGCTTAAAGAAGCAGGGGATTTCTGTTCCTCAGGATATTGCGATCGCCAGTTTTGATAATACATTACTGGCGCAAACAAAGGGTATTACCAGCGTTGCACAGCCGATACATGAAATTGCACACCTGGCATTCCAGATGGTTAAAAATCAAAGCAAACAAGAAGGGATCGAAATGTATGAAATTGTCTCCCGGTTAATTATACGTGAGAGCAGCGTCAATATGGACATCACGACTTTTTAA
- a CDS encoding winged helix-turn-helix transcriptional regulator codes for MTTQQERNYRCTVEATIAVAGGKWKPLIIYYLLTGTKRFGELRKLIGGVTQRSLTLQLRELEAHGIISREIFAEVPPRVEYSLTELGFTLAPVLDTMKSWGDTYISWQQRNDK; via the coding sequence ATGACGACTCAGCAAGAACGGAATTACCGGTGTACCGTCGAAGCAACAATTGCAGTAGCGGGTGGCAAGTGGAAACCGCTGATCATTTACTATCTGCTCACGGGAACCAAGCGGTTTGGCGAGCTCCGTAAGCTTATCGGCGGAGTCACACAGCGCTCATTGACGTTACAGCTCAGGGAACTGGAAGCCCATGGCATTATTTCCCGGGAAATATTTGCTGAAGTGCCTCCACGCGTCGAATATTCACTGACTGAGCTGGGTTTTACGCTTGCGCCTGTACTCGACACGATGAAGAGTTGGGGGGATACCTATATATCCTGGCAACAAAGGAATGATAAATAA
- a CDS encoding NADPH:quinone reductase codes for MKAAFYETQGPAHEVLKIGEVSKPTPGPDEVLVRISVSGINPTDIKARTGFSAKMPYPRIIPHQDGAGVIEAVGGNVSSERLGERVWLYEAQYGRATGTAAEFVAVPAHQAVRLPDNVSFETGASLGIPALTAHRCLFSDGDLKGCRVLIHGGAGAVGTAAISLAKWAGAWVATTVSNAKQAEIARTRGADLVLNRSTDDVARTILANTENLGVDHIVDVALKENFDTNLACLSQGGVISAYATNSATEEISVPLLKAMTHGCVLRFVYIYNVPRELKQASAADINACLETGNYSPVIGLNLPLEQIADAHYAVEYSEVIGKVLVHL; via the coding sequence ATGAAAGCTGCGTTTTATGAAACCCAGGGCCCTGCTCATGAGGTGCTGAAAATTGGCGAAGTATCCAAACCGACACCAGGTCCTGATGAAGTGCTCGTGCGTATTTCTGTCTCCGGAATCAATCCGACGGACATTAAGGCCAGAACAGGTTTCTCTGCGAAAATGCCGTATCCACGTATCATTCCCCATCAGGATGGGGCAGGAGTGATTGAGGCAGTGGGCGGGAACGTATCATCTGAACGACTCGGTGAACGTGTCTGGCTTTATGAGGCGCAATATGGCCGGGCGACAGGCACTGCGGCTGAGTTTGTTGCTGTTCCGGCACATCAGGCCGTCAGGCTTCCTGACAACGTTTCATTTGAAACAGGTGCGTCACTCGGCATCCCCGCACTCACCGCCCACCGTTGTCTGTTTTCCGATGGTGATCTGAAAGGCTGTCGGGTCCTTATTCATGGCGGGGCCGGCGCAGTAGGAACAGCAGCAATATCATTAGCAAAATGGGCGGGGGCATGGGTCGCTACCACGGTGAGCAATGCAAAACAGGCAGAAATAGCGAGAACTCGTGGTGCAGATTTGGTGCTAAACCGTTCAACTGACGATGTGGCACGTACTATTTTGGCAAATACTGAGAATCTCGGTGTTGATCATATTGTCGATGTGGCTTTGAAAGAGAATTTTGATACCAATCTGGCTTGTTTGTCTCAGGGAGGTGTCATCAGCGCTTATGCAACAAATAGCGCAACGGAAGAAATTTCCGTCCCACTTCTTAAGGCCATGACGCACGGTTGTGTACTCCGCTTTGTGTATATATACAACGTGCCTCGTGAACTGAAACAAGCCAGTGCAGCAGATATTAATGCCTGCCTTGAAACGGGGAACTATTCACCCGTAATAGGCTTAAATCTGCCGCTTGAGCAAATAGCGGATGCTCACTACGCTGTAGAATATTCTGAAGTCATCGGCAAGGTCCTCGTACACCTCTGA